The genome window TGACAGCGGTGGTGGAAATTGACTTTGTGGTGCGCTGAGGGGGGGTGCTGAAGGCGCCGGTGCCCAGCGCCGCCTGTTGCTCAACGGGTCGCCGTTAGCGCCGCCAGCGCCTCGTCTATGGTGTTCAGCCGGGCCTGAATCAGGGTGGCGGGGTCACGGTGGTCGCCGCCCGCCAGCACCGTGACCAGGGGCGTGCGGGTGCGCGCGGCCCAGCGAAAGGCGCGGCGGTCACGCGCCCGCACACCGGCAAGATTCAGGGCAAGGCGGCCCAGCTGGTCGCCGGCCAGCACATCGGCGCCGGCCAGGTAAAAGGCGAAGTCGGGGGCAAAGGCGGTCACCACGGGCGCCACCTGCTGGGCCAGCGCAGCCAGATAGGCGGCGTCCCCGGTCCCGTCGGGCAGGGGCACGTCCAGACGGCTGCGCGCCTTGCGAAAGGGGTAATTGTGCTCAGCGTGCACGCTGACTGTCAGCACGTGCGGCTCGTCGGCAAGGAGGGCGGCGGTGCCGTTGCCCTGATGCACGTCCAGGTCCAGCACCAGTACCCGCGCGGCCTGGGCGGTGTCCAGCAGCCAGCGGGCGCTAAGGACGTTGCACCTCACGTTACGACTTTGCAGGAGAGCACCGCAAAGTCTCCACGCCCGGTGCAACGTCCTTTGTTCGAGACTCGCTCTGCGGCGCAGCTGTTCCAGCCCGCTCGGTTGATCTAAAGATCAACTGCGAGCGACTTATTGATACCTGCCGAGGTTGGTCACGCCCTGAGGGTTTGGCTCTCTGCGGAGGAGAGGAGAAATCGCCCTGCCTGTCGCCATGTGCCTCCTCATGATCCGGATGTCCTCTGTTCCCGATCTCCGCAGATATCAATAATCACCACATCGTTCAGAAAGGAAAAGCCCTCGGCGTGGTCGGCGTGGGCGTGGTGGGTGCCGCCGCCCAGGTTCAGCCCCCACCCCAGGCTCAGGGTGGCGCGCGTGGCAGTCAGGGTGGCGCCGCTGCTGGCCAGGCCGCGCGCGGTCACGGCTGGCGTCCAGGCAAAGCCCAGCGCGCGTTCTTCGGCCCAGGTGACCTGCCCCTCGCGCCAGCGGTGCAGATACGCCGGGTCATGCACCCGCTCGGCCAGTGCCCAGTCCAGATCGGGGGCGTCGTGCAGCGGGCGGGGGCCTGTTCCAGCAGGGTGACCAGAAATTCACGCGGCAGAAACTGGCGGCGCGGCGTGCCCTGCCCTGCAAAGGCCGCGTGCCGGAACGCCGTGTGGGCCCGGAAGGGATGCGGCGGCAACGTCACGCCCGCAGCGTAACTGGGCCGCCGCAGACCGGAAGGGCAGAGGCCGCCCTCCCCATTCAGCCAGGGGGCAGAGCTGGCCAACCGGAGGGCGTATGTTCGCCCCGCGCGGCGCACCATGGCGGCATGACCCTATTGACTGATCTTTCCAGCGCCATGGCCGACGCTGTTCAGGCCGCCGCCCCCAGTCTGGTGACCGTGCAGGCGGCCCGCCCCGTCAGCGGAACCGTCGTGGCCCCCGGGCAGGTGCTGACTGTGGCCCACCTGCTGCACACCGATGACGTGACGGTGCTGGGCGCCGGTGGCCAGCGCCTGAGCGCAGCGGTGGCAGGCCGCGACCCGTCCACCGACCTGGCGCTGCTGCGAATAGAGGACCTGGACGCCCCGCCACTGGCCCTGGCCGGCGGGGTGCGGGTGGGCGAACTGCTGCTGGCGGTGGGCCGCCCCGGCAGCGGCCTGCAGGCCACCCTGGGCTTTATGGCGCGCCTGCCCCAACCGGGGAACTGGCTGCCCACAGGCGCCGCGCCCTTCCGTGGCGTCAGCGGCGGGGCGCTGCTGGGGGCGGGCGGGGGGCTGGTGGGCCTGCTGAACGCGGGCGTTTCACGCGGTGAACTGCTGGCGGTGCCGGCCCAGCGCGCGCTGGAGGTGGCCGCGCTGCTGGCCAGCACCGGCCGGGTGCCGCGCGGCTACCTGGGGCTGGCCACCCAGCCGGTGCATTTTCCGGGTCCCGGGGACAAGCCAGTGGGCGCGGCGCAGCGCGACGGTCGGGGCAGCCCCTGGGGCCGGGGACCGGGGGAACGCGGCTGGGCGCGGCGCACCGGGCGCCTGGGCCTGACGGTGGTGCAGGTGGAAGCGGGCAGCCCTGGCGAGGCGGCCGGCCTGCGGGTGGGCGACGTGCTGCTGGCCCTGGACGGCGAGGCGGTGCGCCACCCGCGCGAACTGCTGGGCCGGGTGCGGGACCGTGCTGGCCAGTCCATCACCCTGAAGGTGCTGCGCGGCGGTGAGGAGCAGGACGTGACCGTGACCGTGGGGGAGCGCTGACCGCGCTTGACCCCGCCCGGGCCGGCACCTCAAGCGTTCTGACTCTTCCGTGGGGCTTGCCCTGTGAACAGGCACCCGCACCGCCGGGCGCAGGACGCCGCAGCTCTACCGGCCGCCGCTTTGACCTTCGCTGCGGGGCAGGGCGCTACCCTTGAGCATGACGCTGCCCGGGATGATCGCCCAGCCCACTGTGCGGGTGGCCCTGGGGTCCGCCGTGCTGGCGGCGGGCGTGGAGGCCATTCTGGCGGGGGCCGGGCTGTACCCGCCCGCCGGGGACGAGGGCCCCGACGTGCTGATCGTGGATGACCGCTGGCTGCCCGACGCCGCCGCGCTGGCCGGGCAGGCAGTGGTGGCACTGGGCTCGCGCGCGTGGGCAGGCACGCTGCACAGGGTGCTGACCGGCGGCTGGGCGGCCCTGCCCCCAGACGCCACGCCGGGCGAACTGGTGGCGGGCGTTCTGGGCGCGGCGGCGGGGCTGGTGGTGGCGCCGCCCGGCACCCTGTCTCCCGAAGCGGCAGACGATGACCCCCTGCCCGCCGAAGTCACCCTGACCCCCCGCGAACACGACGTGCTGGCGCTGCTGGCCGAGGGCCACAGCAACAAGCGCGCCGCCCGCGAACTGGGGGTCAGCGAGAGCACCGTGAAGTTCCATGTGCAGGCGGTCTTTACCAAGCTGGGCGTGCAAAGCCGCGCCGGGGCGGTGGCCCGGGGCGTGGCGCTGGGCCTGCTCAGCGTGTAAGGGGCGCCGGGTAGAACAGCCCGTGCAGGTCCAGCGCCTCCGGGGGCGCGGGGCGGGCGATCAGGTAGCCCTGAATCAGGTCGCAGCCCCAGTCCTGCAACTCACGCAGCTGTTCAGGGCGCTCCACGCCCTCGGCCACCACCTTCAGGCCCGCCTCGTGGGCAAAGGTAATCAGCGCGCGCACGATGGGCCGCGAGGACCGGCCCCCCTCCGGCTCGCCCTGGTCCTGAATGAGCGAGCGGTCCATCTTGAGCCACTGGGCAGGCAGGCGGTGCAGGCGGCTGATGCTGGAATAGCCGGTGCCAAAGTCGTCCAGCGCCAGATTCAGGCCCGTGCCGGCCATCGCCGCTTCGTGGGGGGTGCCGTCCTCGGCCATCACCGCGCCCTCGGTCACCTCCAGAATCAGGGCGTCGGGGTCCAGGGCGTATTCGGCCAGCAGGGCGCGCACGCTGGCGGCAAAGCCGGGGCGGGCGAACTGGCGCGGCGCCACATTCACGGTCATGCACAGCCCTGGCCACTGCGCGCGCCACTCGCGCAGCTGGCGGCAGGCCTCGCGCAGCACCCAGTCGCCCAGGCGCACTATCAGGTCGCTGGTCTCGGCCACCGGAATGAAGCGCCCGGGGGGCAGCAGGCCCAGCGTGGGGTGCTGCCAGCGCACCAGGGCTTCCAGGGCCACCAGTTCCAGGCTGCGCGCCTGCACGATGGGCTGGTAGTACAGCCGCAGTTCCTGGCGGTCAATCCCCACACGCAGGGCCTGTTCCAGTTCCAGCCGTTCCAGGGCCGCCGCACCCAGATCCGCCTGAAAGCGGCGCACCGCGTGGCGCTCGCGCTTGGCGAGGTACATGGCAAGGTCGGCGTTCTTCTGCAACGTGGTCACGTCGCTGCCGTCTTCAGGGGCCAGGGCCACGCCAATAGACGCCGTGACCGTCAGCTCGCGTCCGGCCAGCGTGAGGGGCTCGCTAAGCGCCGCCAGAATGCGCCCGGCCGCCGCCTCGGCTTCCTCGTGGGCGCGCACCCGCCGCAGCAGCACGGTAAATTCGTCGCCGCCCTGCCGGGCCACCAGATCGCCCTCGCGCACCGAACGCCGCAGCCGCTCGGCCACCTGAATGAGCAGCTGATCGCCCACCGCGTGGCCCAGGGTGTCGTTCACCTGCTTGAAATGGTCCAGATCGAGGAACAGCACGCCCAGCGGCTGGCCGCCCGCCACGGCCTCTTCCAGATGGCTCTCAAAGGCCGCGCGGTTCAAGAGTCCGGTCAGCGCGTCGTGCTGGGCCTGATAGGCCAGCCGCTCCTGGGCCTGTTGCAGCGCGGCGTTGGCACTGGACAGCTCCTGGTTGCGCAGCTGCTCCTGCGCAGCGCGGTGCTCCAGGCGCTCCACCTTCAGCTGGGTGGCCAGCACCTGGGTGCGGCGGCTGAGCACATCGGCCATCAGCGCCTGTTCGGCGGTGGCGGCGCGGCGGGCGTGGTGCAGCGCCTCGCGGTACAGCCCCAGCGCTTCCAGCACCCCGGACAGGTGCAGGTTGGCCTCGGCCTGCCGCAGGGTCAGCCGCAGCTCGTCGGCCAGGGCCACCGCCTGCGACAGCACGGCGCGCGCACCCTCCAGTTCGCCCTGGCGCGACAGCACGCGGCCCCGGGTGACCAGCACGTCGCACAGGTTCTCGCGGTCGCCCAGTTCCTCCGAGCCCTGCGTGGCGGCCTCTGCATGGGCCAGGGCTCCCTCCAGGCGGCCCAGGGCCAGCAGATTGGCCGCCATGTTGGCCAGCAGCAGAAACTCGTGCTGGCGGTACCCGGCTTCGCGGGCGCGGGCCAGGGTGGTTTCATTCAGCGCCAGCGCCTCTTCAAAGCGGCCCAGTTCGTGGTAGTCCAGCGCCGCGTTGATGGACGCGCTGGAGATCAGGATGGGGTGCCCAATCTGCCGGGCCAGTTGCAGGGCTTCCAGGTGATAGGGCAGTGCGGTGGCGTAATCGCGCAGGTCCAGGTACAGGTTGCCAATGTTGTTCAGGGTGCGCCCCTGCCCCACCCGGTCCCCAATGCCCTGCACCATCTGCAGGCAGCGCAGGTGGTATTCCAGGGCCTCGCCCACCTGACCGGTCTTCACGTGGGTGATGGCCAGCCCGTTGAGGTTGCGCGCTTCAATGGCCGTCAGGCCCAGGCGGGCGGCCAGCGCCGCGCTCTCCTGAAACGCCGCGCTGGCTTCGGGGTAGTTGGCAAGGTAAAAGTGCCCGTAGCCAATGAGCATCCGGGCGCGCGCCACACCCGCTTCAAAGCCGCTGCGCTCGGCCAGGGCCAGCGCCTGGGTCGCCAGGTCCTGGGCACGCTGCATGGAGAGCATCAGCACCGCGTCGGCCTCGTCGTTGAGGCGGTCCACTTCCTGCCACGCGGCAGGCGAGGA of Deinococcus arcticus contains these proteins:
- a CDS encoding S1C family serine protease, yielding MTLLTDLSSAMADAVQAAAPSLVTVQAARPVSGTVVAPGQVLTVAHLLHTDDVTVLGAGGQRLSAAVAGRDPSTDLALLRIEDLDAPPLALAGGVRVGELLLAVGRPGSGLQATLGFMARLPQPGNWLPTGAAPFRGVSGGALLGAGGGLVGLLNAGVSRGELLAVPAQRALEVAALLASTGRVPRGYLGLATQPVHFPGPGDKPVGAAQRDGRGSPWGRGPGERGWARRTGRLGLTVVQVEAGSPGEAAGLRVGDVLLALDGEAVRHPRELLGRVRDRAGQSITLKVLRGGEEQDVTVTVGER
- a CDS encoding helix-turn-helix transcriptional regulator, with protein sequence MTLPGMIAQPTVRVALGSAVLAAGVEAILAGAGLYPPAGDEGPDVLIVDDRWLPDAAALAGQAVVALGSRAWAGTLHRVLTGGWAALPPDATPGELVAGVLGAAAGLVVAPPGTLSPEAADDDPLPAEVTLTPREHDVLALLAEGHSNKRAARELGVSESTVKFHVQAVFTKLGVQSRAGAVARGVALGLLSV
- a CDS encoding EAL domain-containing protein; its protein translation is MPLQTSSLRSSPAAWQEVDRLNDEADAVLMLSMQRAQDLATQALALAERSGFEAGVARARMLIGYGHFYLANYPEASAAFQESAALAARLGLTAIEARNLNGLAITHVKTGQVGEALEYHLRCLQMVQGIGDRVGQGRTLNNIGNLYLDLRDYATALPYHLEALQLARQIGHPILISSASINAALDYHELGRFEEALALNETTLARAREAGYRQHEFLLLANMAANLLALGRLEGALAHAEAATQGSEELGDRENLCDVLVTRGRVLSRQGELEGARAVLSQAVALADELRLTLRQAEANLHLSGVLEALGLYREALHHARRAATAEQALMADVLSRRTQVLATQLKVERLEHRAAQEQLRNQELSSANAALQQAQERLAYQAQHDALTGLLNRAAFESHLEEAVAGGQPLGVLFLDLDHFKQVNDTLGHAVGDQLLIQVAERLRRSVREGDLVARQGGDEFTVLLRRVRAHEEAEAAAGRILAALSEPLTLAGRELTVTASIGVALAPEDGSDVTTLQKNADLAMYLAKRERHAVRRFQADLGAAALERLELEQALRVGIDRQELRLYYQPIVQARSLELVALEALVRWQHPTLGLLPPGRFIPVAETSDLIVRLGDWVLREACRQLREWRAQWPGLCMTVNVAPRQFARPGFAASVRALLAEYALDPDALILEVTEGAVMAEDGTPHEAAMAGTGLNLALDDFGTGYSSISRLHRLPAQWLKMDRSLIQDQGEPEGGRSSRPIVRALITFAHEAGLKVVAEGVERPEQLRELQDWGCDLIQGYLIARPAPPEALDLHGLFYPAPLTR